A genomic stretch from Leptospira johnsonii includes:
- a CDS encoding family 2A encapsulin nanocompartment shell protein: protein MAENGILQHSLGDNAARKLANTTKTQAQYGLITPRWLVRLLDWKPLESGTLRVNRVKDNTSVEVVCGQKDEQPLPETFVDYEEKPREYTLSAISTVLDVHTRVSDLFSNPYDQIQEQLRLTIESVKERQENELINNEDYGLLKNVPKKQRIQTRKGAPTPDDLDELISKVWKEPSFFLAHPLAVAAFGRECTRRGVPPATVSLFGAQFLTWRGLPIIPTDKLLVGGETAPKAPGGTTNILLLRVGEKKQGVIGLYQPGLPGEQTPGLSVRFMGINRSAIGSYLISLYCSAAVLTDDAIGVLENVDVGNYYEYK from the coding sequence ATGGCTGAAAACGGCATTCTGCAACATTCTTTGGGAGATAATGCAGCCCGCAAACTTGCAAATACAACGAAAACACAGGCACAATATGGTTTAATCACTCCCCGTTGGCTAGTTCGTTTATTGGATTGGAAACCTTTAGAGTCAGGGACCTTAAGAGTGAACCGAGTCAAAGACAATACCTCGGTAGAGGTTGTTTGCGGGCAGAAGGATGAGCAGCCACTCCCTGAAACTTTCGTAGACTACGAAGAAAAACCTAGAGAATATACATTAAGTGCAATATCTACTGTGCTGGATGTTCATACTAGAGTTTCCGATCTATTCAGCAATCCTTACGATCAGATCCAAGAACAACTTAGGCTCACTATCGAGAGCGTAAAAGAACGCCAAGAGAACGAGCTAATCAACAACGAAGATTACGGCCTACTGAAGAATGTTCCTAAAAAACAAAGGATCCAAACTAGAAAAGGAGCTCCTACACCTGATGATCTGGACGAACTCATTTCCAAAGTTTGGAAAGAGCCTTCTTTCTTCTTGGCTCATCCTTTAGCAGTAGCCGCGTTCGGCAGAGAATGTACTCGCAGAGGAGTTCCACCAGCTACTGTATCTCTTTTCGGAGCACAGTTCCTAACTTGGAGAGGGCTTCCTATCATTCCTACGGATAAACTTTTAGTAGGTGGAGAAACCGCTCCTAAGGCTCCTGGTGGGACAACCAACATTCTTCTTTTAAGAGTAGGAGAAAAGAAACAAGGTGTGATTGGATTATACCAACCTGGTCTACCTGGAGAACAAACTCCTGGACTTTCCGTTCGTTTTATGGGGATCAATCGTTCCGCAATCGGTTCTTATTTGATTTCTCTATATTGCTCTGCCGCTGTTCTGACCGACGATGCAATCGGCGTTTTAGAAAATGTGGATGTAGGCAATTATTATGAGTACAAGTGA
- the thiM gene encoding hydroxyethylthiazole kinase, which produces MTTASLKQRTWPSSDVVSDLAEVRKHAPLTHVLTNIVVTNWTANVLLAAGASPAMVIAEEEVSDFAAIAGGVLINIGTINNFDAKAIKAAAISAQKAGTPWVLDPVAVGALRYRTEIAKDLLQHKPTVIRGNASEILALTGTVGGGKGVDSTAASSDALPLAKELAINSGAIIAISGEVDYITDGKETFAVPGGHILMTKVTGVGCSLGALIASFLAVQKDALRAAVSASAVFAIAGSRAAERSSGTGSFAVAFLDELSTISQ; this is translated from the coding sequence ATGACAACTGCTTCTTTAAAACAAAGAACCTGGCCTTCTTCCGACGTGGTTTCCGACCTGGCAGAAGTCCGCAAACACGCGCCTCTTACACATGTGCTCACAAATATCGTGGTCACGAACTGGACCGCGAATGTTCTTTTGGCAGCTGGAGCTTCTCCCGCAATGGTCATCGCAGAAGAAGAAGTTTCCGATTTCGCGGCAATCGCAGGTGGAGTGCTGATCAACATAGGGACAATAAATAATTTCGATGCTAAGGCGATTAAAGCTGCTGCGATCTCTGCCCAAAAAGCTGGAACTCCATGGGTTTTAGATCCGGTCGCAGTAGGCGCTCTTAGATATAGAACTGAAATTGCGAAAGATCTTTTACAACATAAACCGACTGTAATCCGAGGAAACGCTTCCGAGATCCTGGCTCTTACTGGCACTGTAGGCGGAGGAAAGGGTGTGGATTCTACGGCTGCTTCTTCAGATGCACTTCCTCTTGCTAAAGAATTGGCGATCAATTCTGGAGCTATAATTGCAATCAGCGGAGAAGTAGATTATATCACCGATGGAAAAGAGACCTTTGCGGTCCCTGGGGGGCATATTCTGATGACTAAGGTTACCGGAGTGGGATGTTCTTTAGGAGCATTGATCGCCTCTTTCTTAGCCGTTCAAAAAGACGCATTACGTGCAGCAGTTTCCGCATCCGCTGTTTTTGCAATTGCGGGTTCCAGAGCGGCAGAAAGATCTTCCGGCACCGGAAGTTTCGCGGTGGCTTTCTTGGATGAGCTGAGCACGATTTCCCAATGA
- a CDS encoding AraC family transcriptional regulator — MKRSIISKEGVGLSATVIQKRELYLSRVVTELPTLVFVKKGIKSLKQNDLELDIKAGEAVAIAGGQAFDVINRPDADEFEAAWIAFHPNVIRNYKPDLQGLKDIEPAFIFSNITSGFSDAFKLATESITTDKLISDQVAIHRATEILIWLGEYGRKFKVPSPENISQKVRSFLSANPAKDWSAVEIADRLDMSEATLRRRLSSELSSFSEILIDVRMSFALSLLQATDRTIGEIAREAGYDSASRFAVRFRDRFGYSPTMLRREAGRDRNGTILDRVRT, encoded by the coding sequence ATGAAACGTTCCATTATATCCAAAGAAGGGGTCGGACTCTCTGCCACAGTGATACAAAAAAGAGAATTATATCTTTCTAGAGTGGTCACCGAACTACCAACATTGGTATTCGTCAAAAAAGGGATCAAAAGCCTGAAGCAGAATGATCTGGAATTGGATATCAAAGCAGGAGAAGCGGTTGCAATCGCAGGAGGCCAGGCATTCGATGTGATCAATCGGCCGGATGCCGACGAATTCGAAGCTGCTTGGATCGCATTCCATCCAAATGTGATCCGAAATTATAAACCGGATCTTCAGGGCCTAAAAGATATAGAACCCGCATTCATTTTTTCTAATATAACCTCCGGATTTTCGGATGCATTCAAACTTGCAACAGAATCTATCACCACGGACAAATTGATCTCCGACCAGGTTGCCATTCATAGGGCGACTGAGATATTGATCTGGTTAGGAGAGTATGGAAGAAAGTTCAAGGTACCTTCTCCTGAAAATATCTCCCAAAAAGTTCGGTCTTTTCTGAGTGCAAATCCCGCTAAAGATTGGTCGGCGGTGGAAATCGCGGATCGTCTGGATATGAGCGAAGCCACTTTGAGAAGAAGACTTTCCTCCGAACTTTCTTCTTTTTCAGAGATACTGATTGATGTCAGAATGTCATTTGCACTTTCCCTATTGCAAGCGACGGATCGAACGATTGGAGAGATCGCAAGAGAAGCAGGATACGATTCCGCTTCCAGATTCGCGGTACGATTCAGGGACAGATTCGGATATTCTCCCACAATGTTGAGAAGAGAAGCAGGTCGTGATCGGAACGGCACAATCCTTGATCGGGTCCGGACATAA
- a CDS encoding acetyl-CoA hydrolase/transferase family protein, with amino-acid sequence MDLHYVSPNEAVAEIKNDQRVFIHSVFAAPKLLVEALSSRASELQNVEMVHIHTEGEVPYAQNGMESSFHTNALFVGANMREAVKEGRADYLPIFLSECPSLFRKKILPLDVALITVSPPDKHGFCSLGVSVDISKAAVDSANLVIAQVNSFMPRTHGDGIVHINKIHKLVEGNIPLLEAKYTKPDQIESKIGEYIAGLVEDGATLQMGIGAIPDAVLSCLQNHKDLGIHTEMFSDGVIPLVEKGIITGKHKKIHPGKIVTGFVMGTRKLYDFVDDNPEVVFLDIGYINDTANIRKNPKVTAINSAIEVDLTGQVCADSIGTRQYSGVGGQMDFIRGASLSEGGKPIIALPSVTSHGKSRIVPILQPGASVTTTRANVHYIITEYGIADLYGKNLKQRAKLLTQIAHPNHRESLEREAFERFKGF; translated from the coding sequence ATGGACTTACATTATGTTTCCCCGAATGAAGCGGTTGCAGAGATCAAAAACGACCAAAGAGTTTTCATCCACAGCGTATTCGCCGCTCCTAAACTTCTAGTCGAAGCATTAAGTTCCAGAGCTTCAGAGCTACAAAATGTTGAGATGGTTCATATCCATACGGAAGGAGAAGTTCCCTACGCCCAAAATGGGATGGAGTCTTCTTTTCATACAAACGCTCTATTCGTAGGAGCGAATATGAGAGAGGCGGTAAAGGAAGGAAGAGCTGATTATCTTCCCATCTTCTTAAGTGAATGCCCTTCTCTATTTAGAAAAAAGATCCTGCCTTTGGATGTGGCTCTTATCACAGTTTCTCCTCCTGACAAACATGGTTTTTGCTCCTTAGGAGTTTCCGTCGATATAAGCAAGGCCGCGGTTGATTCTGCCAATCTGGTAATCGCTCAGGTGAACAGTTTTATGCCCAGAACACATGGAGACGGGATCGTTCATATAAACAAAATCCATAAATTAGTAGAAGGTAATATTCCACTATTAGAAGCAAAATATACGAAACCCGACCAAATAGAATCAAAGATCGGTGAGTATATAGCAGGTCTTGTAGAAGACGGAGCCACTTTACAAATGGGAATAGGAGCTATTCCGGATGCAGTCCTCTCTTGTTTACAAAATCATAAAGATCTAGGAATTCATACGGAAATGTTTTCAGACGGTGTCATTCCTTTGGTGGAAAAAGGGATCATCACAGGTAAACATAAAAAGATCCATCCTGGAAAAATAGTTACAGGATTCGTGATGGGAACCAGAAAACTTTACGATTTTGTGGATGATAATCCGGAAGTTGTATTTTTAGATATCGGCTATATCAACGATACTGCGAATATTCGCAAAAATCCAAAAGTAACCGCGATCAATTCTGCGATCGAAGTGGATCTTACCGGTCAGGTATGTGCGGATTCTATCGGGACCAGACAGTATTCCGGAGTGGGAGGACAGATGGATTTTATCCGAGGAGCTTCCCTTTCTGAGGGTGGAAAACCGATCATTGCACTTCCTTCCGTAACTTCTCACGGAAAATCCAGGATCGTTCCAATTCTACAACCTGGTGCAAGTGTAACCACTACCAGAGCAAATGTTCATTATATAATCACAGAATACGGGATCGCGGATCTTTACGGCAAAAATCTAAAACAAAGAGCAAAACTTCTTACGCAAATTGCTCATCCGAATCATAGAGAATCCCTGGAAAGAGAGGCTTTCGAAAGATTCAAAGGATTTTAA
- a CDS encoding YbhB/YbcL family Raf kinase inhibitor-like protein, whose product MKRFQSFQNGILLCVLFFAGSAFAVDLKVTSSALKEGGTIANAHVFSGFGCSGENNSPDLQWSGAPKETKFFAVTAYDPDAPTGSGWWHWTVINIPATVTSLPAKAGNDKGPLPAGAVQGRTDFGKPGYGGPCPPKGDKPHRYIFKVFALKDKIDLDGEASGALVGFYINSLKLAEGKLTAKYGR is encoded by the coding sequence ATGAAGAGATTCCAATCGTTTCAGAACGGTATTTTACTTTGTGTTTTATTCTTTGCTGGATCGGCGTTTGCCGTGGACCTAAAGGTCACTAGCTCCGCCCTCAAAGAAGGAGGAACAATCGCCAACGCTCACGTTTTTTCTGGATTCGGATGTTCCGGAGAGAATAACTCTCCCGACTTACAATGGTCAGGCGCTCCTAAAGAAACCAAATTTTTCGCAGTGACTGCGTACGATCCGGATGCTCCTACCGGAAGTGGATGGTGGCATTGGACTGTGATCAATATTCCAGCAACTGTCACAAGCCTTCCAGCAAAAGCAGGAAATGATAAAGGACCGCTGCCTGCAGGTGCAGTCCAAGGTAGAACTGATTTCGGTAAACCTGGATATGGTGGACCTTGCCCGCCTAAAGGAGACAAACCTCACCGTTATATCTTTAAGGTATTTGCTCTAAAGGATAAGATAGACTTGGATGGAGAAGCTTCAGGTGCGTTAGTCGGGTTTTATATCAATTCCCTAAAACTTGCAGAAGGAAAATTGACCGCAAAATACGGAAGATAA
- a CDS encoding LuxR C-terminal-related transcriptional regulator, with amino-acid sequence MKSSEIKVGIVENDESFKNQILKTLESIPEIGGVFHWESAESFWEDEKGRALDIIFLDIMLSEMNGVELAGKISARDPEISKIMLSNMNSDELIYESLKNGAIGYILKSELKDIADVVDTVLKGGAIITPTIAFRVLNSFKQKDYSGEFKLTPKEKQILDEMVKGKTIGRVAEFLKVSKYTVQHHVKNIYKKLNVHNRAELVRKASDIGLLP; translated from the coding sequence ATGAAAAGTTCGGAAATCAAAGTAGGAATCGTAGAAAACGACGAAAGTTTTAAGAATCAGATCCTAAAGACGCTGGAATCCATTCCTGAGATAGGTGGTGTGTTCCATTGGGAATCCGCAGAATCCTTTTGGGAAGATGAAAAGGGAAGGGCATTAGATATAATTTTTCTGGATATTATGTTATCCGAAATGAATGGAGTGGAACTTGCCGGAAAAATTTCCGCTAGGGATCCAGAAATCTCCAAAATTATGCTCTCCAATATGAATTCGGACGAACTAATTTATGAATCCCTAAAGAACGGTGCCATCGGTTATATCCTAAAATCAGAATTAAAGGATATCGCGGATGTGGTGGATACCGTTTTAAAAGGAGGAGCGATCATCACTCCTACCATTGCGTTTCGAGTACTGAATAGTTTTAAACAAAAGGATTATTCGGGAGAATTTAAACTGACCCCGAAAGAAAAACAGATCTTGGACGAGATGGTAAAAGGAAAGACGATCGGAAGAGTGGCGGAATTCCTAAAAGTCAGCAAATACACTGTCCAACACCATGTGAAGAATATATACAAAAAACTGAATGTACACAACAGAGCCGAATTGGTGAGAAAGGCGAGTGATATAGGCTTATTGCCTTAA
- the ccoN gene encoding cytochrome-c oxidase, cbb3-type subunit I, with protein sequence MSSSEQKYNDTIVKGFLISGLVWGVASMLVGVWIAFQMVYPELNFGPYFTFGRLRPLHTNAAIFGFALSIIFATAYHTVQRLCRVRIWSNKLANLHLVLYNLTIIAAAITLPLGLNQSKEYAELEWPLDLMIVIWFVIFLINYFATIFTREEKQLYAAIWFYIASWVTIPILFIVNNLSIPVSWIKSYSIYSGVYDANIQWWYGHNAVAFVLTTPFLGLMYYYLPKHIKQPIYSHRLSIIHFWSLIFLYIWAGPHHLLYSPLPDWLQTTGMVFSIMLWMPSWGGMLNGFLTLTQAKEKIKTDATLKMLLVGLTFYGMSTFEGPLLSIRAVSGLGHNTDWIIGHVHGGTLGWVGMMSFAVIYYLVPRLWNTNLFSERLANVHFWIATLGILLYIVSMWVSGISEGSMWRAIDETGALKFPNWVQITETLKPYRLFRGIGGGLYFTGLIIMIYNVVRTIMNSGSGFKEVDLRIGSKEEKVV encoded by the coding sequence ATGAGTTCTTCAGAACAAAAATATAACGATACGATCGTCAAAGGATTTTTGATATCGGGATTGGTTTGGGGCGTGGCTTCCATGCTTGTGGGAGTATGGATCGCCTTCCAAATGGTATATCCTGAATTGAATTTCGGACCCTACTTCACTTTCGGCAGGTTGAGACCCTTACATACGAATGCGGCGATTTTCGGGTTCGCATTGAGTATTATATTCGCAACGGCTTATCACACTGTACAAAGACTTTGTAGAGTAAGAATTTGGAGCAATAAGCTAGCAAACTTACACTTAGTCCTTTACAACCTTACGATAATTGCGGCAGCGATCACCCTGCCTTTAGGCTTAAACCAATCCAAGGAATATGCCGAATTGGAATGGCCTTTGGACCTTATGATCGTGATCTGGTTCGTAATCTTCCTGATCAACTACTTCGCTACAATCTTTACTCGCGAAGAAAAGCAACTATATGCAGCGATCTGGTTCTATATCGCTTCCTGGGTTACGATCCCGATCCTATTCATCGTAAATAACCTTTCTATTCCGGTAAGTTGGATCAAATCCTATTCTATATACTCCGGAGTGTATGACGCAAACATCCAATGGTGGTATGGACATAACGCGGTGGCATTCGTTCTCACCACTCCATTTCTGGGATTGATGTATTACTATCTTCCCAAACATATCAAACAACCCATTTATAGTCATAGACTCTCCATCATTCACTTCTGGAGTTTGATCTTCCTTTATATTTGGGCGGGTCCTCACCATCTACTTTATTCTCCACTTCCAGATTGGTTACAAACTACAGGGATGGTATTTAGTATTATGTTATGGATGCCTTCTTGGGGAGGTATGTTAAACGGATTTTTAACACTTACTCAAGCCAAGGAAAAAATCAAAACGGATGCTACTTTAAAGATGCTCTTAGTAGGACTCACATTTTACGGTATGTCCACTTTCGAAGGACCTCTTCTTTCCATCCGAGCAGTAAGCGGTTTAGGTCATAATACCGACTGGATCATCGGACACGTTCACGGAGGAACATTAGGCTGGGTAGGTATGATGTCTTTCGCAGTCATCTATTATTTGGTGCCTAGGTTATGGAATACTAACTTATTCTCTGAAAGACTGGCTAACGTTCACTTCTGGATCGCGACCCTTGGGATCTTATTGTATATCGTTTCAATGTGGGTATCCGGAATCAGCGAAGGATCCATGTGGAGAGCAATAGACGAAACAGGAGCTTTAAAGTTCCCGAACTGGGTACAGATCACAGAAACTTTAAAACCATATAGGTTGTTCCGTGGTATCGGAGGAGGACTCTACTTTACCGGGTTAATCATCATGATCTATAATGTAGTCCGTACTATCATGAACTCCGGCTCCGGATTCAAGGAAGTCGATCTAAGGATCGGATCAAAAGAGGAGAAAGTTGTATGA
- a CDS encoding response regulator — MYSVFSQKFPGVLLISILLFGLGCESGSFSKIKPKVENGILDLSNRWDFGKEEPLSIEGDWVFYWSQLFSEIKNNLKSDLDPSQKSKEQIKFGDVPNVWNEYKDLNQNYPGFGYATYKILLRLDKPETDMAIKMLEASTSYNLYVNGKKVISSGVVGKTPETSEPLYRPGVSELFDLGKENEIAIEISNFSHFKGGPWAKIYIGKRKDLVTVRQSNVRLDLFVGGGLFVLGLYHLSLFAFLRRETSTLYYGILTICSTIRILITGERILYSIFPNFDFEWGYRLELISSFLIAIFFPLFIRTLYPDEINKKVIRFLISIVIGLSVIVLFTPLVIYSRTISIFGILVTIACFYLVYVFWKAMQNKKLGADVGLFFFLLFFAVVTNDILYANMIINTAYFSSYGVASFFVAQAFMVSQRFTSAYKLSEKLAHDLQESNQRLISLDKLKDEFLANTSHELRTPLQGIIGIADSLKRGVGGPLSESITRQLGMIVTSGQRLSSLVNDIIDFSKLKHKDLNLNLRSVDLYQAVNFTLELNRISADETKIKLVNAILPEFPDLLADENRLQQILQNLVSNAIKFTEKGEIVVSARIKALGIAEVSVKDTGIGIDPVEHQKVFEFFEQVERGDSKNSSGAGLGLAISRALVVLHGGEIGVESSSGSGSRFYFTIPLVSGKIPRSDGKELKNYKEGNHLGSTVALQNESSDSEKNARILVVDDEPVNLQVIQNYLSLRNISSVTAKSGMEALEILQKDKEFDVVILDVMMPKMSGLDTAREIRKTLSTLELPILMLTAKNQDKDLMAALNNGANDYLLKPFDFEELILRINNLLALADGHKSRLNQENEKREAVNNVRQRINIDLHDHLGGKLTDLKFLSEELLAQNQENKPIFKKINEAVNQSIHILREQMLKIEDLGLLSENFITGINLVLLRRYSDVERDLEFECQDELLKFFEEEKNETSVIELYSIVNEITNNDLKYGQSVSKWNFYLENGDLITEMNAESSYHLRKHKTGRGTENLIYRISGLGGKVEMSLVENIYKIKINIPIGNFSVK; from the coding sequence ATGTATTCCGTTTTCTCTCAAAAATTCCCGGGAGTTTTACTGATCTCAATCTTGTTGTTTGGTTTGGGATGCGAGTCGGGATCTTTTTCAAAGATAAAACCGAAAGTAGAAAACGGAATATTGGACCTAAGCAATCGTTGGGACTTCGGAAAAGAAGAACCTCTGAGTATAGAAGGGGACTGGGTATTTTATTGGTCTCAATTATTTTCGGAGATCAAAAATAATTTAAAGTCCGATCTGGATCCTTCTCAAAAATCCAAAGAGCAAATCAAATTCGGAGATGTTCCAAATGTTTGGAACGAATACAAAGATCTAAACCAAAACTATCCCGGCTTCGGATATGCCACCTACAAGATACTCCTTCGTTTAGACAAACCTGAAACTGATATGGCAATTAAGATGCTGGAAGCTTCCACATCTTATAATCTTTACGTAAATGGAAAAAAGGTGATCTCGAGCGGAGTGGTCGGAAAAACTCCTGAGACAAGCGAGCCTTTGTACAGACCTGGAGTGAGCGAATTATTCGATCTTGGTAAGGAAAATGAAATTGCGATAGAGATCTCCAATTTTTCCCATTTTAAAGGAGGCCCTTGGGCAAAGATCTATATAGGAAAAAGAAAGGATCTGGTTACCGTACGCCAGAGTAATGTCAGATTAGATTTGTTCGTAGGTGGAGGACTTTTTGTTTTAGGTCTATATCACCTTAGCTTATTCGCATTCTTAAGAAGAGAAACCTCTACATTATATTATGGAATTCTAACAATCTGTTCCACTATCCGTATTTTGATAACAGGAGAAAGGATATTATATTCTATTTTTCCTAATTTTGATTTCGAATGGGGATATAGGTTGGAATTAATATCCAGCTTTTTGATCGCAATATTCTTTCCATTATTTATCCGAACCTTATATCCGGATGAGATAAACAAAAAAGTTATTCGGTTTTTAATTAGTATCGTTATAGGGCTTTCTGTAATCGTATTATTCACTCCTTTGGTCATCTATTCCAGGACCATCTCTATTTTTGGGATTTTAGTTACTATAGCTTGCTTTTATCTAGTATACGTTTTTTGGAAAGCGATGCAGAATAAGAAGCTGGGGGCAGATGTAGGCTTATTCTTCTTTCTTCTCTTTTTTGCAGTAGTGACCAATGATATATTGTATGCGAATATGATCATAAATACTGCATACTTCTCCTCTTATGGAGTAGCTTCTTTTTTTGTGGCCCAAGCGTTTATGGTCTCTCAGAGATTTACTAGCGCCTATAAACTTTCCGAAAAATTGGCTCACGATCTACAAGAATCCAACCAACGATTGATCTCCTTGGACAAATTGAAGGACGAATTCTTAGCAAATACTTCTCATGAATTGAGAACGCCATTGCAAGGGATTATTGGAATTGCTGACTCCTTAAAAAGAGGAGTGGGTGGTCCATTATCTGAATCAATTACAAGACAATTGGGAATGATCGTCACTAGCGGACAAAGACTTTCTAGTTTAGTAAACGATATTATAGATTTTTCTAAATTAAAACATAAAGATTTAAACTTAAATCTAAGATCCGTAGACTTATACCAAGCTGTGAATTTTACTCTAGAGTTGAACCGGATCTCAGCTGACGAGACTAAGATAAAATTAGTGAACGCTATCTTACCTGAGTTTCCGGATTTACTCGCAGACGAAAATAGACTACAGCAGATCCTGCAAAACCTAGTGAGTAACGCGATAAAATTTACGGAGAAGGGAGAGATCGTAGTCAGTGCTCGGATCAAAGCCCTTGGGATTGCAGAGGTTAGCGTAAAAGATACAGGAATAGGGATCGATCCTGTAGAACACCAAAAAGTATTCGAATTTTTCGAACAAGTAGAAAGAGGGGATTCCAAAAATAGTTCAGGCGCAGGTCTTGGACTTGCTATCAGCAGGGCATTAGTTGTATTACATGGAGGAGAGATCGGAGTAGAGTCCAGCTCTGGTTCTGGGTCTCGTTTTTATTTTACGATTCCACTAGTATCAGGTAAAATCCCAAGATCGGATGGAAAAGAATTAAAAAATTATAAAGAAGGAAATCATCTTGGTTCAACGGTGGCTCTTCAAAATGAGTCTTCCGATTCTGAAAAAAATGCGAGGATCTTGGTCGTAGACGACGAACCTGTAAACTTGCAAGTAATACAAAACTATCTTTCTTTAAGAAATATTTCCTCAGTCACAGCAAAAAGTGGAATGGAAGCCTTAGAAATATTACAAAAAGACAAGGAGTTTGATGTTGTTATTTTAGATGTGATGATGCCTAAGATGTCCGGCTTAGACACAGCCAGAGAGATCCGTAAAACACTTAGCACATTGGAACTTCCCATATTGATGTTGACCGCAAAAAACCAGGACAAGGATCTAATGGCCGCGCTGAATAATGGTGCAAATGATTATCTACTCAAACCTTTCGATTTTGAAGAATTGATCTTAAGGATCAATAATTTACTCGCTTTGGCGGACGGTCACAAGAGCCGCTTAAATCAGGAGAATGAAAAGAGAGAAGCTGTAAATAACGTAAGGCAGAGGATTAATATCGACTTACACGATCATTTAGGCGGAAAACTTACCGATCTAAAGTTTTTGTCGGAAGAATTATTGGCCCAAAACCAAGAAAATAAGCCTATCTTCAAAAAGATCAACGAAGCGGTGAATCAGTCCATCCATATCCTGAGAGAACAGATGTTGAAGATAGAGGACCTTGGATTATTGTCCGAAAATTTTATCACAGGTATCAACTTAGTTTTACTCAGAAGATATTCGGATGTGGAAAGAGACTTGGAATTCGAATGCCAAGACGAACTACTTAAATTTTTTGAAGAAGAAAAGAATGAAACTTCTGTAATAGAACTGTATAGTATTGTAAATGAGATCACGAATAACGATCTAAAATACGGGCAGAGTGTTTCTAAATGGAATTTCTATTTAGAAAATGGAGATCTGATTACCGAAATGAATGCGGAATCTTCCTACCATCTCAGAAAACATAAAACCGGAAGAGGTACCGAGAATCTGATCTATAGGATCTCTGGGCTTGGTGGAAAAGTGGAAATGTCCTTAGTTGAAAACATATATAAGATAAAAATAAATATCCCGATCGGAAATTTTTCCGTAAAATAA